A single genomic interval of Haloplanus sp. GDY1 harbors:
- a CDS encoding nucleotide sugar dehydrogenase, translated as MRGVEERLADREAKIGVIGLGYVGLPLSLAFVEAGFDVHGFDIAEKRVERLRARDSYVDDVSDADLTSGLNDGFTPAATSDVVADCDAYVIAVPTDISDGKPAMGAIKAAAKTVAKQAGERETLVVVSSTVYPGATNEVVAPIVTADRAAGSTLFAMVPERLNPGGGHEIGDIPLVVGANDPTARDAARTLFGTITETVPVDATETAALSKTLENTYRMVNIALVNQLVALVERLNADVWEAIEAAGTKPFGFQAFEPGPGVGGHCIPIDPQFLIWRASELGTELPFIEHAHEVNERMPDRVVDGVTTALEARDVSLDDASVLAFGAAYKPNVSDPRHSPAIDVFEGLRGHADVTLVDPHVDPEEARIPIVDAVSDGEIEAADAVVLLVDHDAFDLERIGDRASFVYDAKNAMPADTSATVVTLGNVDTELPPRSREHLPAGGQR; from the coding sequence ATGCGGGGCGTCGAGGAACGCCTCGCCGACCGCGAGGCTAAAATCGGCGTGATCGGGCTTGGATATGTCGGCCTGCCGTTGAGCCTCGCCTTCGTGGAGGCCGGGTTCGACGTCCACGGGTTCGACATCGCCGAGAAGCGAGTCGAGCGCCTGCGGGCCCGAGACAGCTACGTTGACGACGTGAGCGACGCCGACCTCACGAGCGGACTCAACGACGGATTCACCCCGGCGGCAACTTCCGACGTCGTCGCGGACTGTGACGCGTACGTCATCGCGGTTCCCACCGACATCTCGGATGGAAAGCCGGCGATGGGAGCGATCAAAGCCGCCGCGAAAACCGTCGCCAAGCAGGCGGGCGAGCGCGAAACGCTGGTCGTCGTCTCCAGCACCGTCTATCCGGGTGCGACGAACGAGGTGGTCGCCCCGATCGTCACCGCCGACCGGGCTGCCGGCTCAACGTTGTTCGCGATGGTTCCCGAACGGCTCAACCCCGGCGGAGGCCACGAGATCGGTGACATCCCACTCGTGGTTGGTGCCAACGACCCGACCGCTCGGGACGCTGCGAGGACGCTCTTCGGGACCATCACCGAGACCGTTCCGGTAGACGCGACCGAGACGGCAGCACTCTCGAAGACCCTAGAGAACACCTACCGGATGGTGAACATCGCGCTCGTGAACCAACTCGTCGCGCTCGTCGAGCGGCTCAACGCCGACGTGTGGGAGGCGATCGAGGCGGCCGGGACCAAACCGTTCGGCTTCCAGGCGTTCGAGCCCGGACCGGGCGTCGGCGGCCACTGTATCCCGATCGACCCGCAGTTCCTGATCTGGCGGGCGAGTGAACTCGGGACGGAACTCCCGTTCATCGAGCACGCTCACGAGGTGAACGAGAGGATGCCCGACCGGGTCGTCGACGGCGTGACTACCGCGCTTGAAGCCCGTGACGTCTCTCTCGATGACGCCTCGGTGCTGGCGTTCGGCGCGGCGTATAAGCCGAACGTCAGTGATCCCAGGCACTCGCCTGCGATCGACGTGTTCGAGGGTCTCCGCGGACACGCTGACGTGACTCTCGTCGATCCGCACGTCGACCCCGAGGAAGCCCGGATCCCGATCGTGGACGCCGTGAGCGACGGGGAGATTGAGGCGGCCGACGCGGTCGTTCTCCTCGTGGATCACGACGCGTTCGATCTGGAGCGGATCGGCGACCGGGCGAGCTTCGTCTACGACGCGAAGAACGCGATGCCGGCTGACACGTCCGCAACTGTGGTGACGCTCGGGAACGTCGATACGGAGCTACCGCCGCGCTCTCGCGAACACTTACCCGCGGGTGGACAGCGATGA
- a CDS encoding NAD-dependent epimerase/dehydratase family protein, whose amino-acid sequence MTERGPTDQTVLVTGGAGFIGSHLVDRLVDDNEVRVLDNLSTGSRENLPAHAELIVGDVRSTDDLSRATQGVDIVFHQAAQVSVERSIEDPPGSFSSNLEPTIDILELARQRDFRVIVASSCAIYGNPEYTPIDEGHRKEPSSPYGLEKLTVDRYTRLYNELYDIETVALRYFNVYGPRQSAGDYSGVISIFREQAESGEDLTVEGDGQQTRDFVHVDDIVRANMYAAETDETGYAYNVGTGSATSIRELAETIQDLSDSNSDIVHIAERKGDIAESEADITLIRDKMDFEPRIPLQQGLKSLMS is encoded by the coding sequence ATGACTGAAAGGGGCCCAACGGATCAGACCGTTCTCGTTACAGGTGGAGCCGGGTTCATCGGATCGCACCTCGTCGATCGGCTCGTCGACGACAACGAGGTCCGGGTTCTCGACAACCTCTCTACCGGATCACGGGAGAATCTGCCTGCGCACGCAGAGCTCATCGTCGGAGACGTTCGTAGCACGGACGATTTGTCACGGGCGACTCAGGGCGTCGATATCGTGTTCCATCAGGCCGCACAGGTCAGCGTCGAACGCTCGATAGAAGATCCTCCCGGAAGTTTCTCCAGTAACCTCGAACCGACGATAGACATCTTAGAATTGGCTCGGCAGCGGGACTTCCGTGTGATCGTGGCGTCGAGTTGTGCCATCTACGGTAACCCTGAATACACGCCGATAGACGAGGGTCACCGGAAGGAGCCTAGCTCACCGTACGGCTTGGAGAAGCTAACTGTCGATCGCTACACGCGGCTGTACAACGAGCTGTATGACATTGAAACGGTGGCCCTCCGCTATTTCAACGTCTACGGGCCGCGTCAATCGGCTGGAGACTACAGCGGCGTGATAAGTATCTTCAGAGAGCAAGCCGAGTCCGGAGAAGATCTGACGGTCGAGGGCGACGGCCAGCAGACACGTGATTTCGTTCACGTGGACGATATCGTGCGGGCGAATATGTACGCGGCCGAGACGGACGAAACGGGATACGCGTACAACGTCGGTACCGGTTCAGCGACTTCGATCCGAGAATTGGCCGAGACAATCCAGGATCTATCAGATTCGAATTCAGATATCGTTCACATAGCGGAGCGGAAAGGAGATATCGCGGAGAGTGAAGCGGATATCACGCTGATACGGGACAAGATGGATTTTGAGCCGAGAATACCGCTACAACAGGGACTCAAATCGCTGATGTCCTAA
- a CDS encoding sugar phosphate nucleotidyltransferase: MKAVVLAAGKGRRLWPLTENRPKPMLPVANRPILEHIFNALSQTVLSEVICVVGANRERIQNHIGNTYRNIDITYVVQEPQLGTGHALLQAESHLGESFIALNGDRIIDAELIEAVIDRQQETTDPVMAITRVEAPSRYGVVELDGQTVVGLDERPHPDRTTSNYINAGVYAFGPEIFAAIRRTDTHGEQALTDALTSYIDDRRLEAVRYQGTWLDVSKPWDLLTVNSTLLGTERTPETAGRSITIDASAVVANQTVIGDDVVIHPQAAVLRGVSLGDNVSIGAGAIVENTILLSDVTLKRGAVVTDCIVGSNTTLGPNTTIEGGQTDVVLDETFHRDVILGALLGDNVAGGGNVTISPGTIVGNGATLGGGTYVSGRVDDDSHVQRG; the protein is encoded by the coding sequence ATGAAGGCAGTTGTACTCGCGGCGGGGAAGGGACGGCGGCTCTGGCCGCTCACAGAAAACCGTCCGAAGCCGATGCTTCCCGTCGCGAACCGTCCGATTCTCGAACATATTTTCAATGCGCTCAGCCAGACTGTACTCTCAGAGGTGATCTGTGTTGTCGGCGCAAACCGTGAACGTATCCAGAACCACATCGGCAACACTTACCGAAATATTGACATTACCTACGTCGTTCAGGAGCCCCAACTCGGTACGGGTCACGCTCTCTTGCAGGCGGAATCGCACCTCGGCGAGTCGTTCATCGCGTTAAACGGTGATCGGATCATCGACGCGGAGCTTATTGAGGCAGTCATTGACCGACAGCAAGAGACGACTGATCCGGTGATGGCAATCACCCGTGTTGAGGCACCGAGTCGGTATGGCGTTGTCGAGCTTGACGGACAGACCGTCGTTGGGCTTGACGAACGGCCACATCCCGACCGCACGACATCGAATTATATCAACGCTGGTGTCTACGCCTTCGGTCCCGAAATCTTCGCTGCGATCCGCCGCACCGACACCCACGGCGAACAGGCCCTCACCGACGCACTCACCTCCTATATCGACGACCGGCGGCTCGAAGCAGTTCGCTATCAGGGAACGTGGCTGGATGTCTCGAAGCCGTGGGACCTCCTGACGGTCAACAGTACGCTTCTCGGAACGGAGCGAACACCGGAGACGGCGGGTCGAAGCATCACCATCGACGCCTCGGCCGTCGTCGCCAACCAAACTGTTATCGGCGACGATGTTGTGATACATCCCCAAGCAGCGGTCTTGCGTGGTGTCAGTCTCGGCGACAACGTCAGTATCGGCGCCGGTGCAATCGTGGAAAATACGATTCTTTTATCTGATGTGACACTCAAGCGTGGGGCAGTCGTGACGGACTGCATTGTCGGTTCGAACACAACACTCGGCCCGAACACCACGATTGAGGGTGGACAAACCGATGTTGTGCTTGACGAGACGTTCCATCGAGATGTCATTCTCGGGGCATTGCTCGGTGACAACGTGGCCGGTGGCGGCAACGTCACGATCTCCCCTGGAACGATCGTCGGGAACGGCGCCACGCTGGGGGGCGGGACCTACGTGTCGGGCCGCGTCGACGACGACAGTCACGTCCAGCGGGGGTAA
- a CDS encoding sugar transferase — protein sequence MDTGWRYRLASVLGVAVLTAVGVVAVNNGTVQTAVTSLPILSRLPTDPPSGVEFSMEVLLSVAVITGVFLPLYKPQPRRILDIIALAHKRVLVGVFALATIGYFDYTYRLPRLTLLLLAPILLFVLPLWFIWLRQPDTRTERAVVVGDDPSMIERIVEAYDGSMLGYVTPPTPYRSSDDLPDQESYGVTDGGQASSEHGYVGGLSRFEDVIQKHGADSAILAFEGADRAEFFGALHTCYEHGINAKTHVDHVNSLLVNPTNDEGPIVDIDLEPWDVQDRMLKRLFDVLFAGTALLVLSPIILLITVAIKIEGHGPVFFTQERTYKFGNTFTVYKFRTLKPVDEDVDLDIDGSRRTTLGDFLRVTHLDEIPQLWSILTGEMSVVGPRPAITELESDYESQVTDWRQRWFVKPGLTGLAQINDATGKEPQQKLRYDIEYIRKQSFTYDIQIVLRQIWKVLEDVWGSLYDN from the coding sequence ATGGATACCGGCTGGCGCTATCGGCTCGCGAGTGTTCTAGGCGTGGCCGTGCTCACAGCCGTCGGAGTCGTCGCCGTGAACAACGGGACGGTCCAGACGGCGGTGACGTCGCTGCCAATTCTGTCGCGACTGCCGACGGATCCGCCGAGTGGGGTTGAGTTCTCGATGGAGGTGTTGTTGTCCGTCGCCGTGATAACAGGAGTATTCCTCCCGTTGTACAAGCCCCAGCCGCGACGAATCCTTGACATCATCGCACTAGCCCACAAGCGGGTCCTCGTCGGCGTATTCGCGCTCGCGACGATCGGCTACTTCGATTACACCTACCGGCTGCCGCGGCTCACGCTCCTGTTGTTGGCGCCGATCCTACTTTTCGTGCTGCCGCTGTGGTTCATCTGGCTCCGCCAGCCTGACACGCGAACGGAACGGGCGGTCGTCGTCGGCGACGATCCCTCGATGATTGAGCGTATTGTTGAGGCGTACGACGGGTCGATGTTAGGATACGTGACACCTCCGACTCCGTATCGATCCAGTGACGATCTCCCCGATCAGGAGTCGTACGGCGTCACCGACGGCGGACAGGCGTCTTCCGAACACGGGTACGTGGGCGGACTCTCCCGGTTCGAGGATGTGATCCAGAAGCACGGTGCCGACTCGGCGATCCTTGCATTCGAAGGTGCCGACCGTGCGGAGTTCTTCGGTGCATTACATACCTGTTACGAACACGGGATCAACGCCAAAACCCACGTCGATCATGTCAACAGCCTCCTCGTCAATCCAACGAACGACGAGGGACCGATCGTCGATATCGACCTCGAACCTTGGGACGTTCAAGACCGGATGCTTAAGCGACTGTTCGATGTCCTCTTTGCGGGGACCGCGCTGCTCGTCTTATCGCCGATTATCCTGCTGATCACAGTAGCGATCAAGATCGAAGGGCACGGCCCCGTGTTCTTCACCCAAGAGCGAACGTACAAATTCGGAAATACGTTTACTGTCTACAAATTCCGGACGTTGAAGCCGGTCGACGAGGACGTCGATCTCGATATCGACGGAAGCAGGCGGACCACCTTGGGTGATTTCCTCCGCGTAACTCATCTAGACGAGATACCACAACTGTGGTCCATCCTGACGGGCGAAATGAGTGTTGTCGGCCCCCGCCCAGCAATAACCGAACTTGAGTCTGACTACGAGAGCCAGGTAACTGATTGGCGACAGCGATGGTTCGTCAAACCCGGACTGACCGGACTGGCACAAATAAACGACGCGACCGGTAAAGAGCCTCAGCAAAAGCTCCGATACGACATAGAGTATATCCGCAAACAGTCGTTCACGTACGACATCCAGATCGTCTTGCGGCAGATCTGGAAGGTGCTTGAAGACGTCTGGGGTTCCCTCTATGACAATTAG
- the glmS gene encoding glutamine--fructose-6-phosphate transaminase (isomerizing), which produces MCGIIGYIGPDETGRIVHQGLKNLEYRGYDSAGIALADDTVTIAKTEGQVNELTAPRAEGTTAGIGHTRWSTHGEPTETNAHPHTDCTGEVAVVHNGIIENYEALKADLSETHVFESETDTEVIPHLIERHLHDGISLLSAVQRTTHELEGSYAIAVTAAGHEGIVVAREDSPILLGHSDDATFIGSDATAFIEHTNRVTYLESGDIARITTDEVTIYNDGERIERETETLDWDAEAAGKSGYEHYMLKEIHEQPRALRQAISGRIDELATSVDLDVALPEEYLRSVDEIQIVACGTSYHAGLYAKALLETHADVRVTVHLASEYAFTGDRDPWRTLVLAITQSGETADTLSALRDASRSGARTLALTNTLGSTVTRDADDTIFIRAGPEIGVAATKTFVSQVATATLFAVHLGQVRNALTSQAATELLESLRNLPGAVQQVLDRESVIEHAAETYADSEAFFYIGRQAGYPVALESALKLKEISYDHAEGFAAGELKHGPLALVTSETPVIAILTDEAEAEKTVHNVKEVESRGAPVIGVTSDTVTTTAADTTFEIPACGPLEPLVANVALQLFAYHVANEKDRPIDKPRNLAKSVTVE; this is translated from the coding sequence ATGTGTGGAATCATTGGCTATATCGGCCCAGATGAGACAGGGCGCATCGTCCACCAAGGACTCAAAAACCTCGAATATCGAGGGTATGACTCGGCGGGGATCGCCCTCGCTGACGATACAGTCACCATCGCCAAGACCGAAGGACAGGTCAATGAACTCACGGCGCCACGCGCGGAGGGCACGACAGCCGGGATTGGTCACACACGCTGGAGTACGCACGGCGAGCCGACCGAAACGAACGCCCATCCACACACAGACTGTACTGGCGAGGTCGCAGTCGTCCACAATGGTATCATCGAGAATTACGAGGCGCTGAAAGCTGATCTCAGCGAGACCCACGTTTTCGAGAGTGAGACCGACACCGAAGTGATCCCTCACCTGATCGAAAGACATCTCCACGACGGAATCTCGCTTTTGAGTGCAGTCCAACGGACGACTCATGAGCTTGAGGGCAGTTACGCGATTGCTGTGACGGCGGCAGGTCACGAAGGGATCGTCGTCGCACGCGAGGATAGTCCGATCTTACTCGGACATAGCGATGACGCGACGTTTATCGGCAGTGACGCTACCGCGTTTATTGAGCATACGAACCGCGTGACGTATCTCGAATCAGGCGATATTGCTCGGATTACTACAGACGAGGTCACGATCTACAACGACGGGGAGCGGATTGAGCGTGAGACGGAAACGCTGGACTGGGACGCTGAGGCAGCTGGGAAGAGCGGCTACGAGCACTATATGCTCAAGGAGATCCACGAACAGCCACGCGCGCTCCGGCAGGCAATCTCGGGGCGGATCGATGAGCTTGCGACTAGTGTCGATCTTGACGTGGCGCTGCCCGAGGAGTATCTCCGGTCGGTCGACGAGATACAGATCGTTGCCTGCGGCACCTCGTATCACGCTGGACTGTACGCAAAGGCACTTCTCGAAACGCACGCAGACGTCCGAGTGACGGTACATTTGGCAAGTGAATATGCGTTCACCGGAGATCGTGATCCGTGGCGAACACTTGTGCTTGCCATCACCCAGAGCGGTGAAACAGCAGATACGCTCTCCGCACTCCGAGATGCCTCCCGTTCTGGTGCACGTACGCTCGCGTTAACGAATACGCTCGGGAGTACCGTCACGCGTGATGCGGACGATACCATCTTTATTCGTGCCGGCCCGGAGATCGGTGTCGCCGCGACCAAGACGTTCGTCTCTCAGGTTGCGACTGCAACGCTCTTCGCAGTGCATTTAGGGCAGGTTCGAAATGCACTCACATCTCAGGCCGCAACTGAGCTCCTCGAAAGCCTGCGGAACCTGCCTGGTGCCGTCCAACAGGTGCTTGACCGAGAATCTGTGATTGAACACGCCGCCGAGACGTACGCCGACAGCGAGGCGTTCTTCTATATCGGACGGCAGGCTGGGTATCCTGTTGCACTCGAAAGCGCACTTAAGCTCAAGGAGATCTCCTACGATCACGCAGAGGGGTTCGCTGCTGGTGAACTGAAACACGGCCCGCTCGCTCTCGTAACGTCGGAGACACCTGTGATCGCGATCCTCACTGACGAGGCCGAAGCTGAAAAGACCGTTCACAACGTCAAAGAGGTTGAATCCCGTGGAGCACCTGTAATTGGGGTCACTAGTGATACTGTGACGACAACTGCGGCCGACACCACATTTGAGATCCCAGCGTGTGGTCCGCTTGAACCACTTGTCGCCAACGTTGCGCTCCAACTGTTTGCATACCATGTTGCAAACGAGAAAGACCGTCCGATCGATAAACCGCGCAATCTCGCGAAGAGCGTAACTGTCGAGTGA